From one bacterium genomic stretch:
- the hypB gene encoding hydrogenase nickel incorporation protein HypB, with the protein MPKIELMRRVLASNDALAAAQLQKLDRQGVLGINIMSGPGAGKTALVERTAEALGQKYRIQVIEGDIQGDLDARRVTAKGVGCVQINTQGACHLDGLMLGPALEGIDFSKLDLLIIENVGNLVCPAEFALPAHYNVTVISTPEGSDKPVKYPLMFSKSDVLVINKMDLLPHVDFDLPALKKVVRKLKPGITFIEMSAKTGDGVDKWVAWLEQKLRARRKSR; encoded by the coding sequence ATGCCCAAGATTGAGCTGATGCGGCGGGTGCTGGCGAGCAACGACGCGCTCGCCGCAGCCCAGTTGCAGAAACTCGACCGCCAAGGCGTGCTCGGCATCAACATCATGTCCGGTCCCGGCGCGGGCAAGACCGCACTGGTTGAGCGGACGGCGGAGGCGCTGGGGCAGAAGTACCGGATACAGGTTATCGAGGGCGACATCCAGGGCGACCTCGACGCGCGCCGGGTCACGGCCAAGGGCGTCGGCTGCGTCCAGATAAACACACAAGGCGCGTGTCACTTGGACGGCCTGATGCTCGGGCCGGCCCTGGAGGGAATCGACTTCTCCAAACTCGACCTGCTGATAATCGAGAATGTCGGCAACCTCGTGTGCCCGGCCGAGTTTGCGTTACCGGCTCACTACAACGTGACCGTTATTTCCACGCCCGAGGGTAGCGACAAGCCCGTCAAATACCCGCTGATGTTCTCCAAGTCCGACGTGCTCGTCATCAACAAGATGGACCTGCTGCCCCACGTGGACTTCGACCTGCCCGCGCTCAAGAAGGTCGTGCGCAAGCTGAAGCCCGGCATCACCTTCATCGAGATGTCGGCCAAGACCGGCGACGGCGTGGACAAATGGGTCGCGTGGCTCGAACAGAAGCTCCGCGCCCGCCGCAAGAGCCGCTAG
- a CDS encoding helix-turn-helix domain-containing protein — MSRKTDDLPMTKELGLRLRSLRRRASLTQAELAGLAGGSLDQALVSRLESGLHSNPTLSLVAHYLRACRASFSEIADLLDTYTARPLLLEQEGREAVARVTEALPVQIGNQALHYDIKTTVARRAERKPPLSSEERVKRVVNLAAAASRRKRLDILVKYLEDEVGHRLAATERQYLHLLARKFWGALSSTRGGLKHVRLTRMARVVGEGVAAHVLSERDVRLVRDRVVELFSRMETTGAFGAEPQPASPRRKPSWLERQKRMMTPEMLKRQAYIGEGLNSVMSVTEMINRPASERVSWYNWLTLLASAAYDTLPGTPEREQVLEEALKDRPDQDLARKFAELALSGLDRQLHRA; from the coding sequence TTGAGCCGCAAGACTGACGACTTGCCGATGACCAAGGAACTCGGGCTGAGGCTACGGTCACTCCGCAGAAGAGCCTCGCTGACCCAGGCTGAGCTGGCCGGACTTGCCGGCGGCAGTCTGGACCAGGCCTTGGTGTCGCGGCTGGAGTCAGGCCTTCACTCGAACCCCACTCTGTCGCTGGTGGCCCATTACCTGCGGGCGTGCCGGGCCAGCTTCAGCGAGATTGCCGACCTGCTGGATACGTACACGGCGAGGCCGTTGCTTTTGGAGCAGGAAGGACGCGAGGCCGTCGCCCGGGTGACCGAGGCGCTGCCTGTGCAGATCGGGAATCAGGCGCTGCACTACGACATCAAGACGACCGTGGCCCGCCGGGCAGAGCGCAAGCCGCCGCTTTCGTCAGAGGAGCGAGTGAAGCGGGTCGTGAATCTGGCAGCGGCAGCGAGCCGGCGCAAGCGACTCGACATCCTCGTGAAGTACCTTGAAGACGAGGTCGGCCACCGCCTTGCTGCCACCGAGCGGCAATACCTGCATCTACTTGCGCGCAAGTTCTGGGGCGCGCTCAGCTCGACGCGGGGCGGGCTCAAGCACGTGCGGCTCACTCGCATGGCGCGGGTTGTCGGCGAAGGTGTGGCCGCGCACGTGCTGTCCGAGAGAGACGTGAGGCTGGTGCGTGACCGCGTAGTCGAGCTGTTCAGCCGGATGGAAACGACCGGCGCGTTCGGTGCCGAGCCGCAACCGGCCAGTCCGCGCCGCAAACCGAGCTGGCTTGAGCGCCAGAAGAGAATGATGACCCCGGAAATGCTCAAGCGGCAGGCGTACATCGGCGAGGGACTGAATTCGGTGATGTCTGTGACCGAGATGATAAACCGTCCGGCCAGTGAGCGGGTTTCCTGGTACAACTGGCTCACCCTGCTGGCCAGCGCGGCCTATGACACGTTGCCCGGAACGCCGGAGCGGGAGCAGGTTCTCGAAGAGGCGCTCAAAGACCGGCCGGACCAAGACCTCGCCCGCAAGTTTGCGGAGCTGGCCCTCTCGGGTCTGGATCGGCAGCTGCATCGCGCCTAG
- a CDS encoding TIR domain-containing protein yields the protein MPPRVFLSHVAEDVRLASSIAEHIKAAGVSVYTYEHDPQPGRSIADKIKRAIANSDAVVVLLTRNSQSSAYVQHEVGCAEGMGKPILPIASADYDFTHMAMLQGRECILFDHDDVDRSAQQLVKEVARIVAARIGDESSRRSQAYGRIANLASTKQIVPTREVPAPVSHPAGAFEIGQGAFLPLELARFKRAFLSGAARSSRQVKQFFLRYPKFLGLGGYVQLKADVTVDAGTGGRPYRVDFCRRMQGDDFWDFVIVAPPQTPVYVNREGQWRLSDEVISTAHQAQYYAGLLESNEPRRKFELTAGIMVSRPRTLLVCGRRCPDVDAVESRVQASRYQSVDVRTYDDIYSYARESSRTCVPIGARTSPTERGTTRRRRRSKPLSPETLFVGEHHQFVDAKGRIAIPVAFRKAMSSNSDACLVVMRGANNSIECHLAAEWNEHAKTWSRHLNLYEKEDVFLRRVWLPGASEVSMDQRGRIHMPKRLLDAAGVSRDATLLGMGSFFEVWSPVNLAAYMKAASKSYDEDLLRLRDESLGDQ from the coding sequence ATGCCGCCCAGAGTGTTCCTGAGTCACGTTGCTGAGGACGTACGGCTCGCCTCATCCATCGCAGAACACATCAAAGCAGCTGGCGTGTCGGTTTACACCTACGAGCATGACCCCCAGCCCGGCAGGTCGATAGCTGACAAGATCAAGCGTGCGATAGCGAATTCCGACGCCGTGGTCGTGCTCCTCACACGGAACAGCCAGTCTTCAGCATATGTACAGCATGAGGTGGGATGTGCCGAGGGAATGGGCAAGCCGATATTGCCTATCGCCTCAGCCGATTACGACTTCACCCACATGGCGATGCTGCAGGGCCGCGAGTGCATTTTGTTCGACCATGATGACGTCGATCGTTCAGCTCAGCAACTCGTGAAAGAAGTCGCTCGCATCGTTGCGGCGAGGATCGGAGACGAATCCTCCCGCCGCTCCCAGGCGTACGGACGTATAGCCAACCTCGCTTCAACCAAGCAGATCGTGCCGACGCGGGAGGTCCCAGCCCCCGTCTCTCACCCGGCTGGGGCGTTTGAGATCGGGCAGGGCGCATTCCTGCCCCTAGAGCTCGCACGCTTCAAGCGCGCATTCCTGTCCGGGGCCGCGCGCTCATCAAGACAGGTCAAGCAGTTCTTCCTGCGTTACCCGAAGTTCCTTGGGCTTGGGGGGTACGTCCAGCTCAAAGCTGATGTTACGGTTGACGCCGGTACCGGCGGACGGCCGTACCGTGTGGATTTCTGCCGCAGGATGCAGGGAGACGATTTCTGGGACTTCGTGATCGTAGCCCCACCACAAACTCCGGTCTATGTCAACCGTGAAGGGCAGTGGCGTCTGTCCGACGAGGTCATATCGACGGCGCACCAGGCTCAATACTACGCCGGTTTGCTTGAATCGAACGAACCGCGACGGAAGTTTGAGCTCACGGCTGGCATCATGGTGTCGAGGCCAAGGACGCTTCTTGTCTGCGGCCGTCGCTGCCCGGACGTAGACGCAGTCGAAAGCAGGGTGCAGGCCTCGAGATACCAGAGTGTGGATGTTCGGACCTACGATGATATCTACAGCTATGCACGGGAGAGTTCGCGCACCTGCGTGCCAATTGGTGCACGCACGAGTCCGACCGAACGGGGAACTACGCGACGTCGGCGCAGGAGCAAACCCCTCTCGCCCGAGACGCTCTTTGTTGGCGAACACCACCAGTTTGTCGACGCCAAGGGGAGAATCGCAATACCCGTAGCCTTTCGGAAGGCTATGTCTAGCAATTCTGATGCGTGTCTGGTTGTGATGCGGGGCGCGAACAACTCGATTGAGTGCCACCTGGCCGCCGAATGGAACGAGCACGCGAAGACGTGGAGCAGGCACCTAAACCTGTACGAAAAAGAAGACGTATTCCTCAGGCGGGTGTGGCTGCCAGGGGCAAGCGAAGTCTCGATGGACCAGCGAGGTCGCATCCATATGCCCAAGCGTCTGCTCGACGCAGCCGGTGTTTCACGCGACGCTACCCTCTTGGGTATGGGGAGCTTCTTCGAGGTGTGGAGTCCTGTTAACCTCGCGGCCTACATGAAGGCCGCATCCAAATCCTACGACGAGGACCTGCTCCGGTTGAGGGATGAGAGTCTCGGGGACCAATAA